One Microplitis mediator isolate UGA2020A chromosome 3, iyMicMedi2.1, whole genome shotgun sequence DNA segment encodes these proteins:
- the LOC130665611 gene encoding uncharacterized protein LOC130665611 has product MSKITLILSIFVLVVIYSGAYAACPGGWCHPSQGYGCCEGHKCISYYPVINHRVYRRGTCITNEEHDKLLAVPAACPGDWCHPSQGNNCCEGHKCISYYTLKKLWDTQGICITNEEYDKLLPVTAGEKI; this is encoded by the exons atgtcgaaaataactttaatattatcaattttcgTATTGGTTGTTATCTATTCTGGTGCGTATGCAGCATGTCCTGGCGGTTGG TGCCATCCATCACAAGGATATGGCTGTTGTGAAGGACATAAATGCATTTCGTATTACCCTGTAataaatcaccggg tgtatcgTCGAGGTACATGCATAACCAATGAGGAACACGACAAATTACTCGCTGTACCAGCAGCATGTCCTGGCGATTGg TGCCATCCATCACAAGGAAACAACTGTTGTGAAGGACATAAATGCATTTCGTATTACACTCTAAAAAAACTctggg ATACTCAAGGTATATGCATAACCAATGAGGAATACGACAAATTACTCCCTGTAACAGcaggagaaaaaatataa